Proteins from a genomic interval of Syngnathoides biaculeatus isolate LvHL_M chromosome 23, ASM1980259v1, whole genome shotgun sequence:
- the mrps18a gene encoding 39S ribosomal protein S18a, mitochondrial, with the protein MAAACVLRAVRSSFTSFNCALSGNLSALRMLNVPLVSHSVSQRRGIRQVVEKQEGQTLTIEGKILDTAAGPQPPNPTAKCPIYRWNLQNKYHYTDVLLLSQFIRSDGGMLPKRITGLCPEEHRKVATCVQMAHRAGLLPDHRPKLPEGHVPKPKPQLNRYLTRWSVKSVKPIYKRGLKWCKKPMPVSSLLLKDNVRYSPKPRCYRH; encoded by the exons atggcTGCCGCCTGTGTGCTGCGGGCCGTTCGGTCCTCATTTACGTCTTTCAATTGTGCTTTAAGTGGAAATTTAAGTGCGCTCCGAATGTTAAACGTGCCACTAGTGTCGCATTCGGTGAGTCAAAGGAGAGGAATACGACAAG TCGTGGAAAAGCAGGAGGGTCAAACCTTGACC ATTGAAGGAAAAATACTGGACACGGCAGCTGGACCTCAACCTCCAAACCCCACCGCCAAGTGTCCCATCTATAGATGGAACCTGCAGAACAAATATCACTACACG gATGTTTTGCTGCTCAGTCAATTCATCAGGTCAGATGGAGGGATGCTGCCAAAGCGAATTACCGGTCTTTGTCCCGAGGAGCATCGCAAGGTCGCCACGTGCGTGCAGATGGCTCACAGAGCGG GTTTGCTTCCCGACCATAGACCCAAACTTCCGGAGGGCCACGTCCCAAAGCCCAAGCCACAACTCAACAG GTACCTGACCCGCTGGTCCGTCAAATCGGTCAAGCCCATCTACAAACGCGGGCTGAAGTGGTGCAAGAAGCCCATGCCCGTCAGTAGCCTTCTGCTCAAGGACAACGTGCGATACAGTCCCAAGCCGCGTTGCTATAGGCACTGA
- the rsph9 gene encoding radial spoke head protein 9 homolog: MDANSLSYSLELVAGSGCILNSEQRAALQTSLIILKKNYKFNRVLFWGKILGLKEHYFIAQGRRDDELKDTQHFYSFNCIDWFLIPSTTSAMIEDVSKTAKGRFEGDPSFVYESRPAERLDPTTAEESTTKVTEETRLAVTVHHINEEASVVPRGAFINSTHGVVQINRSFGGLSYTQAGKLEHFLHFSQPKNLKKKSLLEMADLNPALDFLDPLSEDIPKGSWSLQFESANKVCVIRSLLWLGLTFYHVPMTPLHGFIYIGYGTKNLDLPFML, translated from the exons ATGGACGCTAACTCGTTATCCTACTCATTGGAGCTGGTTGCGGGTAGCGGGTGCATTTTGAACTCGGAGCAGAGGGCAGCTCTGCAAACTTCACTTATTATCTTGAAAAAGAACTACAAGTTCAACCGAGTATTGTTTTGGGGCAAGATACTTGGTTTAAAGGAGCACTACTTCATCGCTCAGGGAAGGCGGGATGACGAGCTGAAGGACACGCAGCATTTCTACAG CTTCAACTGCATCGACTGGTTCCTGATCCCGTCGACCACGAGCGCAATGATCGAGGACGTGTCCAAAACGGCGAAGGGTCGATTTGAAGGCGACCCATCATTTGTGTACGAGTCCAGACCAGCGGAAAGACTCGATCCTACTACAGCGGAAGAGTCGACA ACCAAAGTGACGGAGGAGACGAGGTTGGCGGTGACGGTTCATCACATCAACGAGGAAGCGTCGGTGGTGCCGCGGGGCGCCTTCATCAACAGCACGCACGGCGTGGTCCAAATCAATCGCAGCTTCGGCG GTCTGTCTTACACTCAGGCCGGGAAACTtgaacattttcttcacttctctCAGCCCAAGAATCTGAAGAAAAAGTCGCTGTTGGAGATGGCCGACCTGAACCCGGCGTTGGACTTTCTGGACCCGCTGAGTGAGGACATCCCAAAAG GATCGTGGAGTCTTCAATTTGAGAGCGCCAACAAAGTGTGCGTGATTCGCAGCCTGCTGTGGTTGGGCCTCACTTTCTACCACGTGCCCATGACGCCGCTGCACGGATTTATCTACATTGGCTACGGGACCAAGAATTTGGACCTGCCCTTCATGCTTTAA
- the tmem63a gene encoding CSC1-like protein 1: protein MCSWWWEQWSLMGPNSTIGSGSPNNKTCFNSNQNTVLNGVQFGGVPIVLLLNFSVFLVLLILFSVIRRKFWDYGRLALVADNEGLTESACNRYRRTSSSVSSGDDLEYEMGFCSWLPFILRMDDEKMKAKCGCDAVHYLSFQRHLIVLLLVITVLSLAVILPVNLTGDLLGTNPESFGRTTIGNLQARNGWLWLHTVFAVLYLGLTIGVLRHHTSQIKGVGQDTPKTTLFVTSVPKTAKEDDVKLHFTDAYPTSEVREVNIAYDVAKLMHLDKERVRAGKNLRYYERLLEKRGRRETIYPRVCGCLCCCAKCAKVDAIEYYNTKEKDLLEEVRQQADVVPQHPLGLAFVTFQSEATAKFILEDFNAVKFRRTSCCCAREPQASITSASLKVNKWGVSYAPHPKNIYWDHLSVQGFSWYVRYLMLNFLLLFLLTFLTTPTIIINTIDKFNVTRPIYYLNNPIISQFFPTLLLWSFSALLPTIVYYSTLWEAHWSRSSEQLSMMRKLYFFLIFMVLILPSLGLTSLALFFRWLFDKEFLTDGKLRFECVFLPGQGAFFVNYVIAAALVGSAMDLLRLPGLLLYTVRLAFARSAAERKYVKQNQAYEFEYGAMYGWILCVFTVIMAYSVICPIIAPFGLLYMTLKHLVDKHNLYFAYLPTRLNCQVHLKAVNQALAAPIICLIWLYFFSVLRTGFLASTSLFTLVVLVKTVLLCITCTVFDNFQFLRPRNYLVREKDEDTPDGAEAYLPRVLNPKSSARPPTETQARQSYGSTEESSAPSPVP from the exons ATGTGCTCTTGGTGGTGGGAGCAGTGGTCCCTCATGGGCCCAAACAGCACCATCGGTTCTGGGAGCCCCAATAACAAGACCTGCTTCAACAGCAACCAGAACACCGTCCTGAATGGAGTCCAGTTTGGGGGGGTGCCCATCGTGCTCCTGCTCAACTTTAGCGTCTTTTTG GTGTTGCTGATCCTGTTCTCGGTTATACGGAGGAAGTTCTGGGACTATGGACGTTTGGCGCTGGTCGCAGACAACGAAGG GCTGACAGAGTCGGCGTGCAATCGTTACAGACGCACGTCGTCTTCTGTCTCCAGCGGGGATGACCTGGAGTATGAAATG GGCTTCTGTTCGTGGCTGCCTTTCATCCTCAGAATGGA cgacGAAAAAATGAAAGCCAAATGCGGCTGCGACGCCGTCCACTACCTGTCCTTCCAGCGTCACCTGATCGTCCTGCTGCTGGTCATCACGGTCCTCTCCCTCGCGGTCATCCTGCCTGTCAACCTGACGGGTGACCTGCTTG GCACCAACCCAGAGAGTTTTGGAAGGACGACGATTGGGAATCTTCAAGCGAG GAATGGCTGGTTGTGGCTTCACACCGTGTTTGCCGTCCTCTATCTTGGCCTCACGATCGGTGTGCTGCGACACCATACGTCGCAGATCAAAGGCGTGGGTCAAGACACT CCCAAAACCACGTTGTTTGTGACTTCTGTCCCTAAAACGGCGAAAGAGGACGACGTCAAGCTGCATTTCAC GGACGCATACCCCACTTCTGAAGTGCGTGAGGTCAACATTGCCTACGATGTGGCTAAGCTCATGCACCTTGATAAAGAAAG GGTTCGAGCTGGAAAAAACCTGCGTTACTACGAGCGCCTCCTGGAGAAGAGAGGCCGGCGGGAAACGATATATCCCAGAGTGTGCGGTTGCCTCTGTTGCTGCGCCAAATGTGCCAAG GTGGACGCTATAGAGTACTACAACACTAAGGAGAAAGACCTGCTGGAGGAGGTGAGGCAGCAGGCGGACGTGGTGCCACAGCACCCCCTGGGGCTCGCCTTCGTCACCTTTCAGTCGGAGGCCACGGCCAAATT CATTCTGGAAGACTTCAACGCGGTGAAATTCCGCCGCACGAGTTGCTGTTGTGCCCGAGAGCCTCAGGCGTCGATCACCAGTGCAAGTCTCAAAGTGAACAAGTGGGGGGTCAGCTAtgcaccccaccccaaaaacatttattg GGACCACCTGTCAGTCCAGGGCTTCTCTTGGTACGTGCGCTACTTGATGCTCAACTTTCTGCTTTTGTTCCTGCTGACCTTCCTCACAACGcccaccatcatcatcaacacCATAGACAAGTTCAACGTCACCAGGCCCATCTACTACCTGAAT AACCCGATCATCAGTCAGTTCTTCCCCACGTTGCTGCTGTGGAGCTTCTCCGCCCTGCTGCCCACCATCGTCTACTACTCCACGCTGTGGGAGGCCCACTGGAGCAG GTCCAGCGAGCAGCTGAGCATGATGCGCAAGCTTTACTTCTTTCTGATCTTCATGGTGCTCATCCTTCCCTCGCTGGGACTCACCAG TCTTGCCTTGTTTTTCCGCTGGCTGTTTGACAAAGAATTTCTAACCGATGGGAAGCTGAGGTTTGA GTGTGTGTTCCTACCTGGTCAAGGGGCCTTCTTTGTCAACTACGTGATCGCAGCGGCGCTGGTGGGCTCGGCCATGGACCTGTTGCGGCTGCCCGGTTTGCTGCTTTACACCGTTCGCCTGGCGTTCGCCCGCTCGGCCGCTGAACGGAAATACGTCAAACAG AACCAAGCCTACGAGTTTGAATATGGCGCCATGTATGGCTGGATCCTGTGTGTGTTTACTGTCATCATGGCTTACAGTGTCATTTGTCCCATTATTGCGCCTTTTG GTCTCCTGTACATGACGCTAAAGCACCTGGTGGACAAGCACAACTTGTATTTCGCCTACTTGCCAACACGCCTAAACTGCCAAGTCCACCTGAAGGCTGTCAATCAAGCTCTGGCAGCGCCCATCATCTGCCTGATATGGCTTTACTTCTTTTCTGTCCTCAGAACGG GCTTCCTGGCATCCACTTCTCTGTTCACCCTGGTGGTGCTTGTCAAAACTGTCCTCCTCTGCATCACCTGCACCGTGTTTGACAATTTCCAGTTCCTCAGGCCGCGCAATTACTTG GTGAGGGAGAAAGACGAGGACACACCTGACGGAGCAGAG GCTTACCTCCCCAGAGTGCTGAATCCCAAATCGTCAGCGAGACCTCCGACGGAGACTCAGGCCCGCCAGTCGTACGGTTCTACAGAGGAAAGCTCGGCACCCAGCCCCGTGCCGTAG